A single Silvibacterium dinghuense DNA region contains:
- the fabG gene encoding 3-oxoacyl-[acyl-carrier-protein] reductase has translation MSSLTGKTALVTGASQGIGRAIALELARAGANVALAARNEAALAELAQEITAAGGTAQPFALDISSEDSIKECAKAILAHFGTVHILVNNAGITKDTLLLRMKRADWDSVLNTNLTGTFLLTQALVSSMMKARWGRIIHISSVVGEIGQAGQANYAASKAGLIGFTKSLARELASRGITANAVAPGYIETAMTAVLDEKQREAMTTNIPLGRPGSAQDIAYAVRFLASDEAAYITGHTLDVNGGMHMN, from the coding sequence ATGTCTTCTCTGACCGGAAAAACCGCCCTCGTCACCGGAGCCTCGCAGGGCATCGGCCGCGCCATCGCCCTCGAGCTTGCCCGCGCCGGAGCCAACGTCGCTCTCGCCGCCCGTAACGAAGCCGCTCTTGCCGAACTGGCGCAGGAGATCACCGCCGCCGGCGGCACCGCCCAGCCCTTCGCACTCGACATCTCGAGCGAAGACTCGATCAAGGAATGCGCCAAGGCTATCCTCGCCCACTTCGGCACGGTGCACATCCTGGTCAACAACGCCGGGATCACAAAAGATACGCTCCTGCTGCGCATGAAGCGCGCCGACTGGGATTCGGTCCTGAACACCAACCTCACCGGCACCTTCCTGCTCACGCAGGCGCTGGTCAGCTCCATGATGAAAGCACGCTGGGGCCGCATCATCCATATCTCTTCGGTGGTCGGCGAGATCGGGCAGGCCGGGCAGGCCAACTACGCCGCCAGCAAGGCCGGACTCATCGGCTTCACCAAATCGCTGGCCCGCGAGCTCGCCTCGCGCGGCATCACCGCGAACGCCGTCGCTCCCGGCTACATCGAGACCGCGATGACCGCCGTCCTCGATGAGAAACAGCGCGAGGCTATGACGACGAACATCCCGCTCGGCCGCCCCGGCAGCGCGCAGGACATCGCTTACGCCGTCCGCTTCCTCGCCTCCGATGAGGCCGCCTATATCACCGGCCACACGCTCGACGTCAACGGCGGCATGCACATGAACTAA
- a CDS encoding YihY/virulence factor BrkB family protein: protein MQSVTRWPGLRERVEAEAREIWQITVLIYNELWRTRAFTIAAALAYYFLLALVPLIVIFSSLLQFLPIPNVFQAMLDLMAEVVPADSMNFVVTILSSILTPNRGKLLSFGVAGYLWAATGGFSSLIEALDIAYDVPPEKQRNWWRNRLQALLLTFTSGGLVSISLLALVAGPHFGHFLTRLFPIPQAFEHVWPLLRLAVTFLAFFLSLELIYYLGPNVKHRFATTQPGALVAITGWFLGSTGLSFYLSHLSNYNATYGSMGALVGLMLWFYLSAVAILIGAELNAELCKRRTMKAKS, encoded by the coding sequence ATGCAGAGCGTAACCAGATGGCCAGGGTTGAGGGAGCGCGTAGAGGCGGAGGCACGGGAGATCTGGCAGATCACCGTCCTGATCTATAACGAGCTCTGGCGGACACGTGCGTTCACGATTGCCGCCGCGCTGGCCTACTACTTCCTGCTGGCGCTGGTGCCGCTGATCGTCATTTTCTCCTCGCTGCTGCAGTTTCTGCCTATCCCCAATGTCTTTCAGGCCATGCTGGACCTAATGGCGGAGGTGGTGCCGGCGGACTCGATGAATTTCGTCGTGACGATCCTGTCCAGCATCCTGACCCCGAACCGGGGAAAGCTGCTCTCCTTCGGCGTCGCGGGCTATCTGTGGGCGGCTACGGGAGGATTCTCATCGTTGATCGAGGCTCTGGATATTGCCTACGATGTGCCGCCCGAGAAGCAGCGGAACTGGTGGCGCAACCGGCTGCAGGCGTTGCTGCTGACCTTTACCAGCGGGGGACTGGTGTCAATCTCGCTGCTGGCGCTGGTGGCCGGACCGCATTTCGGGCACTTTCTTACGCGGTTGTTCCCAATTCCGCAGGCATTCGAGCATGTGTGGCCGCTGCTGCGGCTGGCTGTCACCTTCCTGGCCTTCTTCCTGAGCCTGGAGCTGATCTACTATCTCGGCCCGAATGTGAAGCATCGCTTTGCCACCACGCAGCCGGGTGCTCTGGTGGCCATCACGGGGTGGTTTCTGGGGTCTACGGGGCTGAGCTTCTACCTCAGCCATCTGTCGAACTACAACGCGACCTATGGATCGATGGGCGCGCTGGTGGGCCTGATGCTGTGGTTCTACCTGTCGGCGGTTGCCATTCTCATCGGAGCCGAACTGAACGCGGAGTTATGCAAGCGGAGAACGATGAAGGCGAAGAGCTAG